In the genome of Persephonella sp. KM09-Lau-8, one region contains:
- a CDS encoding bifunctional diguanylate cyclase/phosphodiesterase: MVRKDKRLLFDYMPFFIVLLGLLISVYIMAPKIKKTIEDSIIKEAVVPGVVQSLDKIIRTIQINAKNKDLESLFSDPKFRKKIRDQLSVIVTDDVKYAYILYKDKDGKLRYLIDLSKEDRARFREGFNIYGDYWDSVLKDGKSVVIKQSDYTGLWITLLKPIKINHKVAGIAVIEFSVKKLKEIQAIISKIQEFVLIISLFIVVSIVISLIQFIKYRENVKKMYIDPLTGAYNRLYLYENIEKLKKGFYTTFVIDIDHFKKINDSFGHEAGDHVLKEVTERIKSCIREDDILIRYGGEEFLLFAKINPYSENYKYNVLNLATRIKTEICKRVITYENISMKVTVSIGIAPYAEKSIEEAIKMADMALYKAKKNGRNKIEIYSGPLEVNHEEIYIIKEAIDNNNIVCWYQPIVNLKTGEVLKYEALVRLISKDGKIIYPYQFLNTIRRTYVHIDLTKKVIEYNAKVLKENPWMGISMNLSALDVYDDNIIEHMENVLDKELASRLTIELLESEDIDDYPSFKEKIEYIKGIGCKISIDDFGSGYSNFSHLVELAPDYLKIDGSIIKDIDTNYRSLAIVKAIKSFADDTGIKVIAEYIHSESVLRKVLQLGIIYGQGYYLRKPQPVEKRKIA; this comes from the coding sequence GTGGTAAGGAAAGATAAAAGATTACTTTTTGATTATATGCCTTTCTTTATAGTGTTACTTGGTTTGCTTATATCTGTCTATATAATGGCACCAAAAATTAAAAAGACTATAGAAGACAGTATAATAAAAGAAGCTGTTGTCCCGGGAGTAGTTCAGAGCCTTGATAAGATAATCAGGACAATACAGATAAATGCAAAGAATAAAGACCTTGAGTCACTCTTTTCAGATCCAAAATTCAGGAAAAAAATAAGAGATCAACTCTCTGTTATAGTCACAGATGACGTTAAATATGCGTATATCCTTTATAAAGACAAAGATGGAAAGCTCAGATATCTTATAGACCTTTCAAAAGAAGATAGAGCCAGATTTAGAGAAGGTTTTAATATATATGGAGACTACTGGGATAGTGTTCTAAAAGATGGTAAAAGTGTGGTTATTAAACAATCAGACTACACAGGTTTATGGATAACCCTTTTAAAGCCTATAAAAATAAATCATAAAGTCGCAGGGATTGCTGTTATAGAATTTTCTGTTAAAAAGCTTAAAGAGATACAGGCAATAATCAGCAAAATTCAGGAATTCGTTCTGATAATATCACTTTTTATTGTGGTATCAATAGTGATATCTCTAATTCAGTTCATAAAATATAGAGAAAATGTCAAAAAAATGTATATAGATCCATTAACAGGAGCCTATAACAGATTATATCTTTATGAAAATATTGAAAAACTCAAAAAAGGATTTTATACAACATTTGTAATAGATATAGATCATTTTAAGAAAATAAATGATAGCTTTGGTCATGAGGCTGGGGATCATGTTCTAAAAGAGGTCACAGAAAGAATAAAAAGTTGTATTCGGGAGGATGATATCCTTATAAGATACGGAGGAGAGGAATTTCTATTATTTGCCAAAATCAATCCCTATTCAGAAAACTATAAATACAATGTTCTTAATCTGGCAACCAGAATAAAAACAGAGATATGTAAAAGAGTTATAACATACGAAAATATCAGTATGAAAGTAACCGTTTCAATAGGAATTGCCCCTTATGCTGAGAAATCTATAGAAGAAGCCATAAAAATGGCAGATATGGCTCTTTATAAAGCCAAGAAAAATGGAAGAAATAAGATAGAAATTTATTCAGGTCCTCTGGAAGTTAACCATGAAGAAATCTACATAATAAAAGAAGCAATAGATAACAATAATATCGTTTGCTGGTATCAGCCTATAGTCAATCTTAAAACTGGAGAAGTTCTTAAATACGAGGCACTTGTGCGCTTAATATCAAAGGATGGAAAAATCATATATCCGTATCAGTTTTTGAACACTATAAGGAGAACGTATGTTCATATAGATCTCACCAAAAAAGTAATAGAATACAATGCAAAGGTTCTAAAGGAAAATCCCTGGATGGGAATATCTATGAACCTATCTGCACTGGATGTATATGATGACAATATAATAGAGCATATGGAAAATGTTTTGGATAAAGAACTTGCCAGCAGGTTAACAATAGAGTTATTAGAATCTGAAGATATTGATGATTATCCATCATTTAAAGAGAAAATTGAATATATAAAAGGTATAGGATGTAAGATATCAATAGATGATTTTGGTAGTGGTTATTCCAATTTTTCTCATCTTGTAGAACTTGCACCTGATTATTTGAAAATAGATGGTAGTATTATAAAGGATATAGATACCAATTATCGTTCTCTTGCTATAGTAAAGGCAATAAAATCTTTTGCAGATGATACAGGCATAAAGGTAATAGCAGAGTATATACATTCTGAATCTGTTTTAAGAAAAGTCCTTCAGTTAGGTATAATTTATGGGCAAGGATATTATTTAAGAAAACCACAACCTGTGGAAAAAAGGAAAATAGCCTGA
- a CDS encoding iron-sulfur cluster assembly scaffold protein, whose product MKVSEYHKQGLKNFVDNKPEGYEILGAAKEGAHRVEFYIKTNGDKITDVKFNSSKRCKKLMAIADLVAEKLKGQNIKNIKIDPQEILDFFKEEKEKDKMENRLSIVLKAIGQT is encoded by the coding sequence ATGAAGGTATCAGAGTATCATAAACAGGGCTTAAAAAATTTTGTGGATAATAAACCTGAAGGTTATGAGATTTTAGGGGCTGCAAAGGAAGGAGCTCATAGAGTTGAGTTTTATATAAAAACAAACGGGGACAAGATAACTGATGTGAAATTTAATTCCTCAAAAAGATGTAAAAAACTAATGGCTATAGCAGATTTAGTTGCAGAAAAGTTAAAAGGACAGAATATAAAGAACATAAAAATCGACCCTCAGGAAATCTTAGATTTCTTTAAGGAAGAAAAGGAAAAAGACAAAATGGAAAACAGGCTATCAATAGTCCTTAAAGCAATAGGTCAGACATAA
- a CDS encoding D-2-hydroxyacid dehydrogenase, whose product MKIVVLDAKTLGDDIDLEIFSQFGDVEIYPTTSPAELYERIEDADIIITNKVVIDKDAINAARNLKLICEAATGYNNIDVLYAKEKGIAVTNVAGYSTESVVQTTFGMLFYLLMHLRYYDDYVKSGEYAKSDIFTHLGRPFWEIHGKRWGIIGLGTIGRRVAEVAESFGCDVIYYSTSGVERPEKYPRYPLDELLKTSDIVSIHAPLNEKTKNLITINELQLMKENAILLNLGRGGIVNEKDLAIALDSDMIGGAGLDVLEKEPIDPENPLLKIKNKEKLLITPHIAWTSIEARKRLVNEIVENIRAFLNGEIRNRVDLKV is encoded by the coding sequence ATGAAGATTGTGGTACTGGACGCCAAAACACTTGGGGATGATATAGATCTTGAAATATTTTCCCAGTTTGGGGATGTAGAAATATATCCTACAACCTCTCCAGCTGAATTATACGAAAGGATAGAAGATGCAGATATCATAATAACAAACAAAGTAGTTATTGATAAGGATGCAATAAACGCCGCCAGAAATCTAAAGCTAATATGTGAAGCTGCAACAGGATATAACAATATTGATGTTTTATATGCTAAGGAAAAAGGTATTGCCGTTACAAATGTTGCTGGATACTCCACAGAGAGCGTAGTTCAAACTACCTTTGGAATGCTTTTTTATCTACTAATGCACCTAAGATACTATGATGATTATGTAAAATCAGGAGAGTATGCAAAAAGCGATATCTTTACCCATTTAGGCAGACCTTTCTGGGAAATCCATGGAAAAAGATGGGGTATTATAGGTCTTGGCACAATCGGAAGAAGGGTTGCTGAAGTTGCTGAGAGTTTTGGATGCGATGTCATATACTACTCAACCTCTGGAGTTGAAAGACCGGAAAAATATCCCAGATATCCCCTTGATGAGCTTTTAAAAACCTCTGATATAGTTTCTATACATGCGCCCCTTAATGAAAAAACAAAGAATCTTATAACAATTAATGAACTTCAACTTATGAAAGAAAATGCGATACTTCTTAATCTTGGTAGAGGGGGCATTGTAAATGAAAAAGATTTAGCAATAGCTTTAGACAGCGATATGATAGGTGGTGCAGGTCTTGATGTTCTTGAAAAAGAACCTATTGACCCTGAAAATCCCCTTCTCAAAATAAAAAATAAAGAAAAACTTCTTATAACTCCCCATATTGCATGGACCAGTATAGAAGCCAGAAAAAGACTTGTTAATGAGATAGTTGAAAATATAAGGGCATTCTTAAACGGAGAAATTAGAAATAGGGTGGATCTGAAAGTTTAA
- a CDS encoding PP2C family serine/threonine-protein phosphatase has product MIKVAFCMNQGLRSYQQDCIYIDGEIYQVDFMKCPQEKSLDKDTGIFAVCDGMGGLAEGDKASKFVCEKLKEININFSINAVEEALYQIQKEFEKTDIKWSGTTIAGVYLNGKKAIIFNAGDSRVYKYTSEGLVYLSHDHSYVQELVDEGIISYKEAFYHPERYIVTFGIGDIFSEEWESGKRPYLVEDKLKEDELYIICSDGLSDYLTDEEIYYHLYPEPFENFPILIEMLEKVKSDNYSIILVKPEN; this is encoded by the coding sequence ATGATAAAAGTGGCTTTCTGCATGAATCAGGGATTAAGGAGTTATCAACAGGATTGTATTTATATAGATGGGGAGATTTATCAGGTAGATTTTATGAAATGTCCTCAGGAAAAATCTTTAGATAAAGACACAGGAATTTTTGCTGTATGCGATGGTATGGGAGGGCTCGCTGAAGGGGATAAGGCAAGCAAATTTGTATGTGAAAAGTTAAAGGAGATAAACATAAATTTTTCCATTAATGCAGTTGAAGAAGCCCTTTACCAGATACAAAAAGAGTTTGAAAAAACAGATATAAAATGGAGCGGGACAACAATAGCTGGTGTTTATCTCAATGGTAAAAAGGCAATTATTTTTAATGCAGGGGATAGCAGGGTTTATAAGTATACTTCTGAAGGGCTTGTTTATCTGTCCCATGACCATAGCTATGTTCAGGAGCTTGTGGATGAAGGAATTATCTCCTATAAAGAGGCTTTTTATCATCCGGAAAGATATATTGTTACTTTTGGAATCGGTGATATATTTTCTGAAGAGTGGGAAAGTGGTAAAAGGCCATATCTTGTGGAAGATAAGTTAAAAGAAGATGAGCTTTATATAATATGTTCAGATGGTCTGTCAGATTATTTAACAGATGAGGAGATATATTACCATCTGTATCCTGAGCCTTTTGAAAATTTCCCTATACTGATTGAGATGCTTGAAAAGGTCAAAAGTGATAACTATTCAATAATTCTTGTGAAGCCAGAAAATTAA
- a CDS encoding endo alpha-1,4 polygalactosaminidase — MKKLLILMGFALVITSCLQITVGDDSDDESSTPRVLTVQTTWYWQLNGSLRTDIPADLYDVDLFDTPSETISQLKKEGKIVICYFSAGSYEDWRPDAYKFPAGAIGNPLDDWPGEYWIDIRNPEIWNIMRDRLDLAVAKGCDGVEPDNIDGYTNDTGFDLSYNDQLRYNRFLANEAKIRGLLIGLKNDLEQIPDLVDYFDFALNEECHKYNECDLLEPFIKQGKPVFNAEYDDIYIYDENAFRNLCNDAKNRNFRTNVYPIELDGSFVKSCDYGEY, encoded by the coding sequence ATGAAAAAACTACTTATTCTAATGGGATTTGCTTTGGTAATAACTTCCTGCCTGCAGATAACTGTAGGTGATGATTCTGACGATGAAAGCTCAACGCCAAGGGTATTGACTGTCCAAACCACGTGGTATTGGCAGTTAAACGGCAGTCTCAGAACAGACATACCGGCCGATTTATACGATGTTGACCTGTTTGATACACCTTCCGAGACAATATCACAGCTAAAAAAAGAAGGGAAAATTGTTATTTGTTATTTCAGTGCAGGCAGTTATGAAGACTGGCGGCCAGATGCATATAAATTTCCAGCAGGAGCTATAGGAAATCCTCTGGATGACTGGCCTGGTGAATACTGGATAGATATAAGAAATCCAGAAATCTGGAATATAATGAGAGACAGGCTTGACCTTGCAGTTGCAAAAGGGTGCGATGGTGTTGAGCCTGACAATATTGATGGATATACAAATGATACAGGCTTTGATTTAAGCTACAATGACCAGCTGAGATACAACAGATTCCTTGCAAATGAAGCTAAAATCAGAGGCCTACTAATTGGTCTAAAAAATGACCTTGAACAGATACCTGACCTTGTAGATTATTTCGATTTTGCTTTAAATGAGGAATGCCACAAATATAATGAATGTGATTTGTTAGAGCCGTTTATAAAACAGGGTAAGCCAGTGTTTAATGCCGAGTATGATGATATATATATTTATGATGAGAATGCTTTCAGAAACTTATGTAATGACGCTAAAAATAGAAATTTCAGGACAAATGTTTACCCTATTGAGCTCGATGGTAGTTTTGTAAAAAGCTGTGATTATGGAGAGTATTAA
- a CDS encoding molybdopterin-dependent oxidoreductase, with amino-acid sequence MEKITAQCPYCGVGCGLEIFEDKKGRIKIKGDKDHPATKGDLCLKPIPLPKVMDIGRVPAPLYRENKRDKFREITWEEAIKIIAQKLKRNKPDENYFYISGQLTTEDSYVINKFVKGFIGTNNIDANSRLCMASAVMGYKMTFGSDGPPGSYEDIDDADAFVFAGSNAAWAHPVLFKRVLNRKKEYPEAKIIVIDPVYTATAEKADIWVDIKPGTDTVLFNSILYLLNKKGWLDYEFIGKHTEGFSQAIKEAEKYPPEIAAKICEIKPSLIYKLAEIYAFSKKVISFWTMGFNQSSNGTMKNLSLINVHLATGRINEKGCPFSLTGQPNAMGGREVGYLVNGLPGYRDVRNPEDRAFMEQFWSLPEGSIKDKPGITIVEAIDSMINGDIKLLWIVCTNPAVTMPNLNKFWRALRNTFVIVQDAYLTDSVDYANLVLPASQWGEKEGIMTSSDRTITHNKPFRQPPPQCKHDWQIFCEVAKELGWEKQFSYRNSREIFDEYKQTTKGRLCDISDWSYEDLPKQWGGKWLYKDKRFPTPTGRAKFNPAVYSEASDSTEYPYSFILTTGRTKKQWHTMTRTGKAMELVRGEEEPFVMLNEKDALELGIFDNDYINIKSTRGQIYIKAKIGKIKRGVVFAPFGYGKIYHFPTNITVSDAIDPISKEPELKFSAVFIKPRKKRIYKLSDEIYQKVKETYPEVEKFLEDVLENSFSSLTEAEIKNIKPDLLKQLSQEIKELMDIFINRPADWDRANLLNEKVANDYIKLKIQPKHQSLLTSSFRKEFVKIFDLPEDTAQAWEFAFDFISHRIFELVKKYYENKAFKGTQEETV; translated from the coding sequence ATGGAAAAGATAACAGCTCAGTGTCCATACTGCGGTGTAGGTTGTGGACTTGAGATATTTGAGGATAAAAAAGGCAGGATAAAAATAAAAGGAGACAAAGACCATCCTGCCACAAAAGGAGATTTATGTCTTAAGCCAATTCCCCTTCCAAAAGTTATGGATATTGGGCGTGTTCCTGCACCTTTATACAGGGAAAATAAAAGGGATAAATTCAGGGAAATAACATGGGAAGAAGCCATAAAGATAATTGCACAGAAGTTAAAGAGAAATAAACCTGATGAAAACTATTTTTATATCTCTGGACAGCTAACCACAGAAGACAGTTATGTAATAAACAAATTTGTAAAAGGGTTCATAGGCACAAATAATATAGATGCAAACTCAAGACTCTGTATGGCATCTGCAGTTATGGGATACAAAATGACATTTGGCTCAGATGGACCTCCAGGAAGCTATGAGGATATAGATGATGCGGATGCTTTTGTGTTTGCCGGTTCAAATGCAGCATGGGCTCATCCTGTTTTATTTAAAAGGGTTTTAAACAGAAAAAAGGAGTATCCGGAAGCAAAAATTATAGTTATTGACCCTGTTTATACTGCAACAGCAGAAAAGGCAGATATATGGGTGGACATAAAACCGGGAACAGACACAGTTTTGTTTAACAGTATTCTTTATCTTTTGAATAAAAAAGGCTGGCTTGATTATGAGTTTATTGGCAAGCATACAGAAGGATTTTCACAGGCTATAAAAGAAGCAGAAAAATATCCACCTGAAATAGCTGCCAAGATATGTGAAATAAAACCAAGTCTGATTTATAAACTGGCAGAAATATATGCCTTTAGTAAAAAGGTTATCTCTTTCTGGACAATGGGGTTTAACCAGTCCTCAAATGGAACAATGAAAAATCTGTCATTAATAAATGTTCATCTTGCAACAGGGAGAATAAATGAAAAAGGTTGCCCTTTTTCCCTTACCGGTCAGCCTAACGCAATGGGCGGCAGAGAAGTCGGTTATCTGGTAAATGGTCTTCCTGGATACAGAGATGTTAGAAATCCAGAAGACAGAGCATTTATGGAACAATTCTGGAGCTTACCGGAAGGCAGCATAAAAGACAAACCGGGAATAACCATAGTAGAAGCAATAGACAGCATGATAAATGGGGATATAAAACTCCTGTGGATTGTTTGCACCAATCCTGCCGTTACAATGCCTAATCTGAATAAATTCTGGAGAGCTCTAAGAAATACATTTGTAATTGTTCAGGATGCATATTTAACTGACTCTGTTGATTATGCAAATCTGGTTTTACCGGCGTCCCAGTGGGGTGAAAAAGAAGGGATCATGACCAGCTCAGATAGGACAATTACACATAACAAACCTTTTAGACAACCACCACCGCAGTGCAAACACGACTGGCAGATATTCTGTGAAGTAGCAAAAGAACTGGGCTGGGAAAAGCAGTTTTCCTACAGAAATTCCAGAGAGATATTTGATGAATATAAACAAACAACAAAAGGAAGATTATGCGATATTTCTGACTGGAGCTATGAAGACCTACCTAAACAATGGGGTGGAAAATGGCTTTACAAGGACAAGAGATTTCCTACACCAACAGGAAGAGCAAAGTTTAATCCTGCAGTCTATTCAGAAGCTTCTGACAGCACAGAGTATCCTTACTCCTTTATTCTGACTACAGGAAGAACAAAAAAACAATGGCACACAATGACCAGAACAGGTAAAGCAATGGAGCTGGTCAGAGGAGAAGAAGAACCATTTGTTATGCTTAATGAGAAAGATGCTCTGGAACTGGGAATATTTGATAACGACTACATAAATATCAAATCAACAAGGGGACAGATTTATATAAAAGCAAAAATAGGAAAAATAAAAAGAGGTGTAGTATTTGCACCATTTGGCTATGGAAAGATTTATCATTTCCCAACCAATATAACAGTAAGCGATGCTATAGACCCTATATCAAAAGAACCAGAGCTAAAATTCTCAGCAGTGTTTATAAAACCAAGAAAGAAAAGAATATACAAGCTATCAGATGAGATCTACCAGAAGGTTAAGGAAACATATCCAGAAGTTGAAAAATTTTTAGAAGATGTTCTGGAAAATAGTTTTTCCTCCTTGACAGAAGCTGAGATAAAAAATATAAAACCGGACCTTCTAAAGCAGCTTTCACAAGAAATTAAAGAACTAATGGATATTTTTATAAACAGACCTGCTGACTGGGACAGGGCAAATCTACTTAATGAAAAAGTGGCAAATGATTATATAAAGCTTAAAATACAGCCTAAACACCAGAGCCTGCTAACAAGCTCATTCAGGAAAGAATTTGTAAAAATATTTGATTTACCAGAAGATACAGCTCAAGCTTGGGAGTTTGCATTTGATTTTATCTCCCACAGAATTTTTGAACTGGTAAAAAAATATTATGAAAATAAAGCATTTAAAGGAACTCAGGAGGAAACAGTTTAG
- a CDS encoding molybdenum cofactor guanylyltransferase: MSEKEKLKITAILLAGGQSKRMGRDKAFLKLGEKTFFRIIIEKLNVYTDQIIVSANKDKEIYLSQLENTDINSVFVKDKDPYAGPLNAIVSCMPYIKNQLVFIATCDTPLLEPELIPFFVKKIDGYDAIIPVVNGKKQFLNTIYKRAALKIADKVYEEGKNSLYAWVNRLNVQEVAQEELKQVDDSLLSYWSINRPEDYERLLNIWQKDYY, translated from the coding sequence ATGTCAGAAAAAGAAAAGTTAAAAATAACGGCTATCCTGTTAGCAGGTGGCCAGAGTAAACGTATGGGAAGGGATAAGGCATTTTTAAAGCTGGGAGAAAAAACTTTTTTCAGGATAATAATAGAAAAACTTAATGTATATACAGACCAGATAATTGTTTCTGCCAATAAAGATAAAGAGATTTACCTATCCCAATTAGAAAATACAGACATAAATTCTGTATTTGTAAAGGACAAAGACCCTTATGCAGGTCCTTTAAATGCAATTGTTAGCTGTATGCCGTATATAAAAAACCAGCTTGTTTTTATAGCAACCTGCGATACTCCACTGCTGGAGCCGGAACTGATTCCTTTTTTTGTGAAAAAAATAGATGGATATGATGCAATTATTCCGGTGGTAAATGGGAAAAAACAGTTTTTAAACACTATATACAAAAGAGCTGCCTTAAAAATTGCCGATAAGGTATATGAAGAAGGGAAAAATTCCCTTTATGCATGGGTAAACAGACTAAATGTTCAGGAAGTTGCACAGGAAGAATTAAAGCAGGTGGATGACTCTCTGCTGTCATACTGGAGTATTAACAGACCGGAAGATTATGAGAGGTTACTAAATATATGGCAAAAAGATTACTACTGA
- a CDS encoding TonB-dependent receptor plug domain-containing protein, whose protein sequence is MAKRLLLIFFIFSYIAYGENLERLLERYRELNQLYKRTVQETEGHLILFTREDIQKLQGYKLSDLLRYVRYFTLLRNQYGENTLSYASIYPLENSTIRLFINDHEISGVYRKTPLSLWADMPLDHIDHIEIYQGESALKFNNEAAGMIIKVYTKKPEMENVKTVRLSYSTRNDYSFSVYLAGETGSKSSAFLLINRETYKSQKYPKNLKIDDKYYYIIGGFYFDEWSLETGLAIKNSDEFRGNTLRSKPDYSDNQASHGYISISKIISQDLNLKLRLYADKINIDRYEKGSLTNPVVIRYPRMPVFSYLQHINSMKTGTEVVGESRNKNNKLFYGIKIQHSKYKLDQQLFPGNLKDKNWENYRSFYIENVYNLKPQLGFIAGFKYENTERGYGRDIEGLIWRIGTVYFLNKSDYLKLFLSKYYTPPFFVEVRSNPQLKKQENRGLTFEYSGVYPVGRLTVTGGTFLIKDNIMISPYTYSYINVDQKLRYYFWSVDCQKDFDNGVYINAGYFKVYPEKRRYKTASSEGGLFRIGIQQNNYSAFVENVYRKGYGFYGTWIKSGFELNAGVKISLFDNTKVAIKGYNLLDKAIKIPLLNDKNVQIYQEDRRVLITLERDF, encoded by the coding sequence ATGGCAAAAAGATTACTACTGATTTTTTTTATCTTTAGCTATATAGCATACGGAGAAAATCTTGAAAGATTATTAGAAAGATATAGAGAGCTTAATCAGTTATACAAAAGAACAGTTCAGGAAACAGAAGGGCATCTGATTTTATTTACCAGAGAAGATATCCAAAAACTTCAAGGGTATAAACTTTCAGATTTACTTAGATATGTTAGATATTTCACCTTATTAAGAAATCAGTATGGCGAAAATACACTTTCCTACGCATCAATATATCCCCTCGAAAACTCAACAATTCGATTATTTATAAATGATCATGAAATTAGCGGAGTTTACAGAAAAACCCCGCTTTCATTATGGGCAGATATGCCCCTTGACCATATAGACCATATTGAAATTTATCAGGGAGAAAGTGCTCTCAAGTTCAATAATGAAGCAGCTGGAATGATTATAAAGGTTTACACAAAAAAACCTGAAATGGAAAATGTAAAAACAGTAAGATTATCATATTCAACAAGAAATGATTACTCTTTTTCTGTGTATCTTGCAGGAGAAACAGGTTCTAAAAGTTCTGCATTTTTACTTATAAACAGAGAAACTTATAAATCCCAGAAATATCCAAAAAATTTAAAAATTGATGATAAGTATTACTACATTATTGGTGGATTTTATTTTGACGAATGGTCTTTAGAAACTGGGCTTGCCATAAAAAACTCAGATGAGTTTAGGGGAAATACATTAAGAAGTAAACCAGATTACTCCGATAATCAGGCATCACATGGCTATATTTCTATATCCAAAATAATCTCTCAGGATTTAAATCTAAAACTAAGATTATATGCAGATAAAATAAACATTGATAGATATGAAAAAGGTAGTCTTACAAACCCAGTTGTTATTAGATATCCCCGTATGCCTGTTTTTTCATACTTGCAGCATATAAATTCGATGAAAACAGGGACGGAAGTTGTTGGAGAAAGCAGAAATAAAAATAACAAACTTTTTTATGGCATTAAAATTCAGCACTCTAAATACAAATTAGATCAACAATTGTTCCCAGGAAATTTGAAAGATAAAAATTGGGAAAACTATCGTTCATTTTATATAGAGAATGTGTATAACCTGAAACCTCAGTTAGGATTTATTGCAGGATTTAAATATGAAAATACCGAAAGGGGATACGGTCGTGATATTGAAGGCCTAATATGGCGCATTGGAACAGTTTATTTTCTGAATAAATCAGATTATTTAAAATTATTTTTGTCTAAATATTATACTCCGCCATTTTTTGTTGAAGTCCGATCAAATCCTCAACTGAAAAAACAGGAGAATAGAGGTCTAACATTTGAGTATTCAGGTGTTTATCCAGTAGGTAGACTTACAGTAACAGGAGGAACATTTCTCATAAAAGACAATATTATGATATCTCCATATACATATTCTTACATAAATGTAGATCAAAAGCTTAGATACTATTTCTGGTCTGTAGATTGTCAGAAAGACTTTGATAATGGCGTTTATATAAATGCTGGCTATTTCAAAGTATATCCTGAAAAAAGGAGGTATAAAACAGCATCTTCAGAAGGAGGATTATTTAGAATAGGTATTCAGCAGAATAATTATTCAGCATTTGTGGAAAATGTATACAGAAAAGGCTATGGCTTTTATGGCACATGGATTAAATCTGGATTTGAATTAAATGCCGGAGTTAAGATTAGTTTATTTGATAATACGAAAGTTGCTATTAAAGGTTATAATCTTTTAGATAAAGCTATTAAGATACCCCTGTTGAATGATAAAAATGTACAGATTTATCAAGAAGATAGGAGAGTTTTAATCACGCTGGAAAGGGATTTTTAA
- a CDS encoding biotin--[acetyl-CoA-carboxylase] ligase — translation MDKIDRYIIEQISKNRISGEELSKLLGISRTAIWKRIKKLESLGYKISHDKKGYFLEERTEFLLPYELDLKTQWLGRNYIFFHTINSTNIYAKENELPDGTVILAENQTAGKGRKGRKWISTEGKGLYFSIVLERDISPAELLIYSLLFPVAVRKAIIQKTDLPVQIKWPNDLYLNGKKLAGFLIETEIEGNSATKLIAGIGININQTEEDLGEIKDIATSLRLEYGKDIDRKRLFADIIQSIEEEIDNFDKSRIVKEVEENLLWKGEKIKLTDENIEGTLIGLNEFGGIRILTDKGLKDFYSGDITVRRIE, via the coding sequence ATGGATAAAATAGACAGATATATTATTGAACAAATAAGTAAAAATAGGATTTCTGGTGAGGAACTTTCTAAACTTTTAGGAATTTCCAGAACTGCTATCTGGAAAAGAATAAAAAAACTTGAAAGCCTCGGATACAAAATATCCCACGATAAAAAAGGCTATTTCCTTGAAGAAAGGACAGAATTTTTATTGCCTTATGAATTAGACCTAAAAACACAATGGCTGGGACGAAACTATATATTTTTTCATACTATAAATTCAACCAATATATATGCAAAGGAAAATGAACTACCTGATGGCACAGTTATTCTGGCAGAAAATCAAACAGCAGGCAAAGGTAGAAAGGGAAGAAAATGGATTTCCACTGAAGGTAAAGGATTATATTTTTCAATTGTTTTAGAAAGAGATATTTCTCCGGCAGAGTTGCTGATTTACTCTCTGTTATTCCCTGTTGCTGTCAGGAAAGCTATAATCCAGAAAACAGACCTTCCTGTCCAGATAAAATGGCCTAATGACCTGTATCTAAACGGTAAAAAGCTTGCAGGATTTTTAATTGAAACCGAGATAGAGGGAAACTCTGCCACAAAACTGATAGCAGGAATAGGCATAAACATCAATCAGACAGAAGAAGATTTAGGAGAAATAAAGGATATAGCCACTTCTTTAAGACTGGAATATGGCAAAGATATAGACAGGAAAAGACTTTTTGCAGATATAATCCAGAGCATTGAAGAAGAGATTGATAATTTCGATAAAAGCAGGATTGTTAAAGAGGTAGAAGAAAACCTGTTATGGAAAGGAGAGAAAATAAAACTAACTGATGAGAATATAGAAGGCACACTGATTGGCCTCAATGAATTTGGAGGAATTCGTATTCTTACCGATAAAGGATTAAAGGATTTTTATTCAGGGGATATCACAGTAAGGAGGATAGAATGA